One Gloeothece verrucosa PCC 7822 DNA window includes the following coding sequences:
- a CDS encoding methyl-accepting chemotaxis protein, which translates to MKSQLWKSIESKLISILLLSAVIMVIGAGITVQGMSKVVNLSQKSAEQAQEQKDRTVNQVVLLFIVGIMVDLALGVWITRKIAKSLIKAVKIAEEVSAGNLTTQVEVTSNDEIGQLLISLKTMTENLNSLISKVQHSGIQITSSTTEMAASRRQLEATLTEQIASTNEVTATAQDISNTSEELVHTMEQVADLAQSTAQAASQSQNDLVQMEKSMRQLLDATTSISSKLGNMSEKAHNINSVVLTITKVADQTNLLSLNAAIEAEKAGEYGAGFAVVAREIRRLADQTAVATLEIEQMVKEMQTAVSNGVMEMDKFNKEVRNSVEDVGNISRQIAQVIEQVQRITPQFELVSKSMEEQSLQARHIRESMEQLSEGSEQTGYSLHETNIVLERLNEAAQILQAEISVFKVKN; encoded by the coding sequence ATGAAAAGCCAACTTTGGAAATCTATAGAATCAAAATTAATCAGCATCCTTCTCTTGTCTGCTGTGATTATGGTTATCGGTGCTGGCATTACCGTGCAAGGGATGTCTAAAGTGGTTAATCTATCGCAAAAATCCGCCGAACAGGCTCAAGAACAAAAAGATAGAACCGTTAATCAGGTTGTTCTTCTGTTTATCGTCGGAATTATGGTTGATCTCGCTTTGGGAGTTTGGATTACTCGTAAGATCGCCAAATCTTTAATTAAGGCTGTCAAAATCGCTGAAGAAGTTTCTGCCGGTAATTTAACCACTCAAGTAGAAGTCACTTCTAATGATGAAATTGGGCAATTATTAATTTCCCTGAAAACCATGACCGAAAATCTTAATTCTCTCATTTCTAAAGTTCAGCATTCCGGGATTCAAATCACCAGTTCAACGACAGAAATGGCGGCCTCGAGAAGACAATTAGAAGCCACTTTAACTGAACAAATTGCCTCCACCAATGAAGTGACCGCAACGGCTCAAGATATTTCTAATACTTCTGAAGAATTAGTCCACACTATGGAACAAGTGGCCGACTTAGCTCAAAGTACAGCCCAAGCGGCTTCTCAAAGTCAAAATGATTTAGTGCAAATGGAAAAAAGTATGCGTCAGTTGTTGGATGCCACCACTTCTATCTCTTCAAAATTAGGAAATATGAGTGAGAAAGCTCATAATATTAATAGTGTGGTATTAACCATTACTAAGGTAGCCGATCAAACCAATTTACTTTCTTTAAATGCCGCCATAGAAGCTGAAAAAGCCGGAGAATATGGAGCCGGATTTGCGGTGGTTGCTCGAGAAATTCGACGACTCGCCGATCAAACTGCTGTGGCCACTTTAGAGATAGAACAAATGGTTAAAGAAATGCAAACAGCCGTTTCTAATGGAGTAATGGAGATGGATAAATTTAATAAAGAAGTGAGAAATAGTGTAGAAGATGTCGGAAATATTAGCCGCCAAATCGCTCAAGTGATTGAACAAGTTCAGCGTATTACCCCTCAGTTTGAATTAGTCAGTAAAAGTATGGAAGAACAATCTCTTCAAGCTCGTCATATTCGCGAATCAATGGAACAATTAAGTGAAGGATCAGAACAAACTGGTTATTCTCTCCATGAGACAAATATTGTTTTAGAAAGATTAAATGAAGCTGCCCAAATTTTACAAGCCGAAATCTCTGTGTTTAAAGTTAAAAATTAA
- a CDS encoding CheR family methyltransferase, translating to MTPEEKQIEALLQQKIGLKKDSINARQITNALENRRLACDLPDLKSYVQFLETSSQEWWELIDQIVVPETWFFRHREAFKFLHKYVKTEWLKPKCRTRSAPQPVSILRVLSLPCSTGEEPYSIAITLLEAGLTSNQFQIDALDISHRALEKAKKAVYGENSFREDLTLPKNHYFHQIQESYQLSELVRETVQFKEGNLLGPHLPVHKPYQIIFCRHLLIYLDVSARSRAIDRLDQLLVPRGFLFVGSPEIALLPSPRFQVIDYPYAFVYQKNEKRAKHKNPKPEKSIIQKKIRPSNPTELTSLAQAQTHLKKGQTISPLSLANHPQSPPKNPLAQARDLADSGALEQAASLCRAYLNQTPSDPQAYLLLGQIYQALGSEIEAEQYFQKVVYLDPNCEEALIHLALLKESRGDLSGATLIRQRIQRLFKLRDNPL from the coding sequence ATGACTCCAGAAGAAAAACAAATAGAAGCTTTATTACAACAAAAAATCGGTTTAAAAAAAGATAGCATTAATGCTAGACAAATCACCAACGCTTTAGAAAACCGCCGGTTAGCCTGTGATTTGCCAGATTTAAAAAGTTATGTGCAATTTCTAGAAACCTCTTCTCAAGAATGGTGGGAACTGATTGACCAAATTGTTGTCCCGGAAACTTGGTTTTTTCGCCATCGGGAAGCTTTTAAATTTTTGCACAAATATGTCAAAACTGAGTGGTTAAAGCCAAAGTGCAGAACTCGTTCGGCCCCCCAGCCTGTCTCAATTTTAAGAGTCTTGAGTCTGCCTTGTTCTACAGGAGAAGAACCCTACTCTATCGCCATCACCTTGTTAGAAGCAGGATTAACCTCTAACCAGTTTCAAATTGATGCGCTTGATATCAGTCATAGAGCCTTAGAAAAAGCTAAAAAAGCGGTTTATGGAGAAAACTCTTTTCGAGAAGACCTCACTCTCCCCAAAAATCATTATTTTCATCAAATTCAAGAAAGCTATCAATTGTCTGAGCTAGTTCGAGAAACGGTTCAATTTAAAGAAGGCAACCTTTTAGGTCCTCACTTACCGGTTCACAAGCCTTATCAGATCATTTTTTGTCGTCATTTATTGATTTATTTAGATGTTTCGGCTCGTTCTCGTGCTATAGATAGGTTAGACCAGTTATTAGTTCCTCGCGGTTTTCTCTTTGTCGGATCTCCGGAAATTGCTTTGCTGCCTTCTCCCCGATTTCAAGTTATTGATTATCCTTATGCTTTTGTCTATCAAAAAAATGAAAAAAGAGCCAAACACAAAAACCCAAAACCGGAAAAATCTATTATTCAGAAAAAAATTCGCCCTAGCAACCCAACTGAGCTTACTTCTCTAGCTCAAGCACAAACACATCTTAAAAAAGGGCAAACAATTTCTCCTTTATCTCTTGCTAACCATCCACAATCCCCCCCTAAAAATCCACTCGCTCAAGCCAGAGATTTAGCTGATTCAGGAGCCTTAGAACAAGCGGCATCGTTATGTCGAGCCTATCTGAATCAAACCCCTAGTGACCCTCAAGCCTATCTATTACTAGGTCAAATTTATCAAGCATTAGGCTCAGAAATTGAAGCTGAACAATATTTTCAGAAAGTGGTTTATCTAGACCCCAATTGCGAGGAAGCTTTAATACACCTTGCCCTTCTTAAAGAATCTCGAGGCGACTTGAGTGGCGCAACTTTAATCAGACAACGTATTCAACGACTGTTTAAATTAAGAGACAACCCATTATGA
- a CDS encoding chemotaxis protein CheW: MLLLLFYLGDQLYAIDSLRVVEVIPRVNVRKLYQAPDYVAGLFNYRGRVIPVIDLSLLIQGKPCSLCLSTRIIIVQYPGKPEQRDYLGLMAEQVTDTLNKSSVEEPESVRGNIIMDGHRIIELLCVESLFPEIEQLRVLYSY, encoded by the coding sequence ATGTTACTGTTACTGTTTTATTTGGGCGATCAGCTATACGCCATAGACAGTTTAAGGGTTGTTGAAGTGATCCCTAGGGTGAATGTTAGAAAACTGTACCAGGCACCGGACTACGTAGCCGGTTTATTTAATTACCGAGGCAGAGTGATCCCTGTTATTGATTTATCTCTATTAATTCAAGGAAAACCCTGTAGTCTTTGCTTGAGTACAAGAATTATCATAGTCCAGTATCCAGGTAAACCCGAACAGAGGGATTATTTAGGACTGATGGCCGAACAAGTTACTGATACATTAAATAAATCATCTGTTGAGGAACCAGAAAGTGTTCGGGGAAATATTATTATGGATGGTCATCGGATCATTGAACTGTTGTGTGTGGAGTCTCTATTTCCTGAGATAGAACAACTGCGAGTTTTATACAGTTATTAG
- the def gene encoding peptide deformylase, which translates to MTSLVTVDKQKLENPPLEIHYLGDRVLRQPAKRIAKVDDAVRQLAKEMLQTMYSANGIGLAAPQVAVNKQLLVVDCEPDNATNQPIILINPQITHFSRDLCQFEEGCLSIPGVYLDVVRPKAIEVSFKDESGRPKKLKATGLLARVIQHEMDHLNGVMFVDRVGNNLALTEELKKHGFSLQAVKPIA; encoded by the coding sequence ATGACATCCCTTGTTACTGTCGATAAGCAAAAATTAGAAAATCCTCCCCTAGAAATACATTATCTCGGTGATCGCGTGTTGCGTCAGCCGGCTAAACGCATTGCTAAAGTTGACGACGCAGTGCGGCAATTAGCCAAAGAAATGCTTCAAACCATGTATAGTGCTAATGGGATCGGTTTAGCCGCGCCTCAAGTAGCGGTTAATAAACAACTTCTCGTGGTGGACTGTGAACCGGATAATGCCACCAATCAGCCCATAATCTTAATTAATCCTCAAATCACGCACTTTAGCCGCGACTTATGTCAATTTGAAGAGGGATGTCTCAGCATTCCGGGAGTTTATTTAGATGTAGTGCGTCCTAAAGCCATCGAAGTCAGCTTTAAAGATGAAAGCGGACGGCCCAAAAAACTGAAAGCCACCGGACTCTTAGCCCGGGTGATTCAACATGAAATGGATCATCTTAATGGCGTTATGTTTGTCGATCGGGTAGGGAATAATTTAGCATTAACTGAAGAATTAAAAAAGCATGGGTTCAGTCTGCAAGCTGTTAAACCCATTGCTTAA
- a CDS encoding C39 family peptidase has product MLALLMVASIEGTIRFSQVSRHQECPLPLKKSVPNSPPTSQNFPYFYQLNNKYDPYGSCLLTSTAMVLGCLGKTVSPDSLYLEFQKRNLDRFLHSDIQYLLNEYEIDDNWSTNHQWSRVISHLKAGYPAIFSGPVSFTSRGHVIVLLGVEDDNFSCHDPYGKFDGTKYLNKPEAGKFVHYSRELIFAQSAGGSATTWAHLCQPHQPLKRVIGDENCSQQFKNKVRLVAKKINCDPSDLMAVISWESDGTFSPSKQNYAGSGATGLIQFMPHTALALGTTTQVLAQMTALDQLDYVEEYFNMIDPAKLKKSLADLYMAVLYPKAIGKSLNYGLFTTPGIAYQQNSGLDINRDGTISVSEAVAKIQARFI; this is encoded by the coding sequence ATGCTTGCACTTTTAATGGTTGCGAGTATTGAGGGAACCATCCGGTTTTCTCAGGTTTCTCGTCATCAAGAATGTCCCCTACCTTTAAAAAAATCGGTTCCTAATTCTCCTCCTACTTCCCAAAATTTTCCTTACTTCTATCAGCTAAATAACAAATACGACCCCTATGGGTCTTGCTTGTTAACATCGACAGCAATGGTTTTAGGCTGTTTAGGGAAAACAGTTTCTCCGGATTCTCTTTATTTAGAATTCCAAAAGAGAAACTTAGACAGATTTTTACACTCTGATATTCAATACTTACTCAATGAGTATGAAATTGATGATAATTGGAGTACAAATCACCAGTGGAGTAGGGTTATTTCTCATCTAAAGGCGGGTTATCCGGCAATATTTAGCGGACCGGTTTCGTTTACCTCTAGAGGCCACGTCATTGTCCTTTTAGGGGTCGAAGATGACAATTTCAGTTGTCATGACCCTTATGGGAAGTTTGACGGAACCAAATACCTTAACAAGCCAGAAGCCGGTAAGTTTGTTCATTATTCCCGTGAATTAATTTTCGCTCAATCTGCCGGCGGCTCTGCTACTACTTGGGCGCATTTATGCCAGCCTCACCAGCCGCTAAAGCGAGTCATCGGTGACGAAAATTGCTCACAGCAGTTTAAGAATAAGGTTCGGCTTGTTGCTAAAAAAATCAACTGCGATCCGTCAGACCTGATGGCGGTCATTAGTTGGGAAAGCGACGGGACGTTTAGCCCCAGTAAACAAAACTATGCTGGCTCTGGTGCTACTGGATTAATTCAATTCATGCCGCATACAGCCTTAGCATTGGGTACAACAACCCAAGTCTTGGCTCAAATGACGGCTTTAGATCAGCTTGATTATGTTGAAGAGTATTTCAACATGATTGATCCAGCAAAATTAAAAAAATCTTTGGCCGATCTATATATGGCTGTGCTGTATCCCAAAGCCATAGGGAAAAGCTTAAACTATGGGCTTTTCACGACACCAGGAATAGCTTATCAACAGAATTCGGGCCTAGACATTAACCGAGATGGGACTATCTCTGTTAGTGAGGCAGTAGCCAAAATTCAAGCCAGGTTCATCTAA